GAAAGCCCCGTAAATTCCGCGGAATAGCCGCTGACGCGCACCACCAGGTCGCGGTGCTTTTCGGGCTCTTGCTGCGCCTCGCGCAGCGTTTCGCTGTCGAGCATGTTGAACTGGACCTGCACGCCGCCCTTTCCGAAATAGGCCCGGATCAGCGAGGCCAGGTTCTCGTTCGAGATCTTTTTCCCCTGGAAACGCATATTGAGATTTACTCCGTTATATGCTTTCGTAAGCGGGAGCTTCGTTATGGAGTTCATTAGCGCCGTCGGGCCCGATACGGCGTTTCCCGTGGTCGGCGTGATGCCGTTGCCAAGCACGTCTCCCGCGTAGCGCCCGTCGGACGTCGCGCCGGTGAACGCGCCGAAACTTATATGAAAGCCCACGGAGAATATCCCCGGCCAGAACCTTCCTCCGCGGAAGTTCGGATACCCAAAAACGACGTCGCAGTAATGGTCCATCACCCTCGCCGCCATCGCGTCGACATCGTCGTTATCGTTTCCGAACTTGGGCACGCGGTGCAGGAAGTGGGCGCGTTTTTCGTCGACGTCCTGCCAGTCGTCAGAGAGCCATGCGGCCAGGTCGGTTATTGAAAAGCGCTTCTCGTCGAACACCGTCGTCTTTACGGAGTACAGGCTGTCCGCGACGTTCGCGAAGCCCATCATCTGGACCCCGGTCGAGTTATACACCGCGCCGCCGCGCGTGAGGTCCAGCCCCTTCTCGAGGCAGCCGTCGATCATGGCGGAGGCGAATGGCGACGGAACCTTTTCGGCGATGGTGCGGTCGAGGATTTCCATCCCCCGCGTCATCTGTCCTATGAAATGGCGCATCTGCGCGTCATAGGCCTTCCAGACGTCGTCGAACGAGGTAAAGCCCGACGGCTCGCCGGTCTCGATCCCCGTGCGGTACCCGAAGACGTTGTCGATGCCGTTGGAGAGCGCAAGCTCGACGCACTTGATGCCGTTGAACTGCACCGCGAAGGTCGAGCCGAAGCTCTTGCCCTGGGCGTTGGCCTCGAGGCAGCCGACCACGCCGTAATCGCGCGCGTCCTCGACCGAATGCCCCGCGTCGACGAGCGAGCGCACGACCGCCTCGTCGTTGAAGAAGTGCACGAGCACCCCGTCGCGCGCGTACTCGACCGCCCGGTTTAAAAAATCGGCCGGCGGGTTCTTCGACAGGCGCACGCCGAAATTGGGCTGCACCGTGCGTACGTCCGCGTAGGCGTCAAGACCCATGTAACTCAACTCGTTCGTCGCGTCGGCGCCGTCCGGACCCATCCCGCCGACCGTTACGTTCTGCGTGGTCTTGCCCTCGGTGCCCTCGCCGCCCGGAATGAAGGCCTCCTCGAGCACGTTCCAGATTTCGTTGGTCTTGATAAAAAGCAGAGCCATGAGCTCGCGCGCCCCGTCGGGCGTGATGCGTCCCGCCGCGGCATCGGCCCTGTAGTACGGATAGAGCACCTGGTCGATCCTCCCGAGCGAAATGGAGTTCCCACCCGATTCTATCTGCGAGATCAGGTGAATGAAATACACGGACTGCACCGCCTCGTGGAAACTTCCGGCCGGATGTTCGGGCACCCTTTCGCAGACGCGGGCGATCTCCCGAAGCTCGGCCGCGCGCGCGGTATCGCGCTCCTTTTTGGACTGCGCCAACGCGGCGGCGGCATAGCGGCGCGCGAAGGATATTGCCGCGCCGCACGAACGGATCATCGCGTCGTACAACAGGCCCTTCTCGCCTTCACGCTCGGCGGGCGACAGCCGCTCCATCGCGGCCTTGGCGTCCGCGATGACGCCCGAAAGTCCCTTCGCCAGCACCCTCGAATGGTTCATCGTGAAGTGTCCGATACCGTAGGTAATCTCGAGCATCATGGTGAAGATGTACTTGTCCATGTCCGCGGAGACGTCCTCCGGCAGGAGCTCCTCCAGCCGGTTCTCCACGGTCTTCCCCTGCCAGAAGGGAAGGATCTTATCCGCCAGTTCCCTTTTTTCTTCGGCGGTGATGAGCGCGCGCTGCAGCATGCGGACGTCGAAGTTCTCAAGGTCCCCCTCGATCCAGCGGGACTTGTTCTCGGGAAAGAGCGGCGCGCCCTTCAGCTTCGAGGTGCGGCACCCGACGACAATCTCGTCATCCCGGATGATTACGCTGATGTTGTTCAGGATATGCTCCAGCGCGAGGCTCATCCGGGTGAGCGGGTGTTTGTCCCAGTGGAGCTTCATCGACTCGGTGAGATATCGGGCCCGCTCCACGCAGACCTCCTGGTTCGCGTCGATGATCCGCTGTCGGAGGCGCTCCACGCGGGAGGCCCCGACGGCCGCACGGATTGCGTGCTGTGTATTCATACAAGCCTCCTGTTCGTCGATGGTGGTGCGGACGGGCCGGTGGGATCGGTTTTATATGTTCGGCAAAGGGCCAGTCCGTACAGATACAATACGGCGGCAATCACGGAAAAGCCACCTTTTTATACCTTGATGTCCATGTGGTTCACCAGTATCGCGTCGCGCCACGCCCTCGGCAGGTAGTTGTTGAGCCACAGAAAGAAGGTGCTCATGAAATCGACCTGGTTGAAGATGGCGGGCTTTTCCGATTTGACCACCTTGAAGATCCTTTTCGCCGCGGCGTCCGGCGTCGGAGCGGTCTTGATGAGCTCGTCGTCGCGCGCGATGAAACGCCCCGCTCGTTCGCGATAGGGCGAACCCTCGGGCGGAAGCACGTGTATCTTCGCGGCGAAGGTGGTCGACACCTGCGCGGGCTCGATCAGCGCCACGCGTATGCCGAACGGCTCGACCTCGTAGCGGAGCGAGCACATGAGGCCGGTAATGGCGAATTTGCTCGCCGAATAAATCGACTCGAACGGAAACGGAATGCGCCCTACAAGCGACGACATCGCGATGAGTTTCCCCCTGCGCCGCTCCCTCATGGAGGGCAGGAAGGCCTGGAATATGGCCGAGGCGCCGATCACGTTGATTTCGAGGCATTTGAGTGCCTTCTCGAGGTCCGCCTCCTCGAAGGGACTGAAGAAGCCGATGCCCACGTTGGAAAGCACCGTGTCAACGCGGTTGAACCGCTCGAGCACGCGGTTACGAAAACGCAGAATGCCCTTGCGGTCAGTGATGTCCAGCGTTTCGAGATAATGGTCCCCGCCGATCGCGGCGAGTTCCTTTTCGAGCGACGCGATCCCCTTCTTATCTACATCGAACCCGGCGATGCTGTCCCCCGACGCGGCGAGCATCTTCGCCACCTCGCGCCCCATCCCATCGCCCAGCCCCGTGATCACCACTACCTGTTTCATTGCCCGCCCTCCTTTTTATCCACCGCTGTATTTGTTCGGCATGCCGTGCATACCTCCGACGACAGCCCCGCCGAGGCGGGGAGAACGACGATCATCGAGATGCGTTATTTCCTCGCGCGATACCACTCTCCCATCTGCTTCATGGAATCCCGGAAATCGGAATAGGCCATTTTGTAGCCCGCGGCCTTGAGCTTGGTGTTATCGACTACGTAGTCATCGTACAGATAGTTCACCGCGTCGTATTCCAGGTCGGGAATGCTTCCCTTCCGCGCGGCCTTGGCCCCGTCGATCTTCGCCGCTATCTTGACCAGCCACAGTGGAAGGTGAAGTTTCGGCGGCTTCGTTCCGAATGTCTTCGCGGCGAGGACGAGCGCCTCCTCGAGCGACGGGCAGTAGTCCTCGGCGATGTTATACGCCTGCCCCACCGCCGAGTCCAGGTACGACAGATGGTCCACCGCGCCTGCCACGTCCTCCGCGCGGATGTTCGAGAGAAGCTGTCTGCCGCTTCCGGGGATCGCGCTTATATCGGTCGGGCGCGAAAAGGCCTTGCCGGCGCCGTCGTTGCAGCGCGGCCCGTATACCGTGCAGGGGCGCGTGATGATGGCGGGAAGGCCTTCCTTTATCCTTCGCCATATCACGTCCTCGCCGTCGCGCTTGCTGCGGCCGTAGGAATCGGCCGGATCGCGCGGCCCGTCCTCCCTGAACGGCGTCCCCTTGTAATAACCGTAGACGCTGGTGGAGCCCACGTGCACGTAGCGCTTCACGCCGTGCTCGAGCGCCAGGCCGGTGATGCGATCGACCCCCAGGACATTGGTTGGATGCAGTTTTTCGTACGGCGTGGAAAAATTACAGATGGCGCCGAGGTGGAAGATGCGGTCCACCCCGCCCTCGAAGAGCGCCGGCAGTGTTTCCGGCTTTGTCAGGTCGGCGGGAACATATTCCACCCCGAGGCGGTCGAAGAAGGATGTATCCTTGCGGGGACGCGCCGTTGCCCGCACGCGTACTCCCTTTTTCGCAAGGTACTCGACCAGATGACTTCCCATAAAACCGGCCGCGCCGGTGACCAGCGTAATCCCGTTGAATTCCATGCGAACCTCCTCCCGGACTATAGGCGGGGGAAATTACACCTTCTGCAAAAGCGCATCCCCCGACTCTTTCTTTATCTCTTCCCGCGCGCGCCGCAGCCACGCGAGAAACATTTCGTTGAAGTTTACGCCGAGCTCGGCGAGCATGCGCACGTACACGCCCTGCCTGCGCCAGCGGGCCTGGTTTTTTACGCGGCGCTCGAGCTGCTCTTCGTACAGTTTTATCTGCTCGTCGATTATCGAAAGCGAACGCTCCGGATCGCCGAAGCCGAAAAAGGCGAACTTGAGCAAAAAAGGATCGCGAAGCAGCATGGCCCGCTCGGGCGAGTCCATCAGCCAGCGGGCGAATTCCGCGCGACCCTTCTCCGTTATGGAGTAACTCTTCTTATTGGGCCCGCCATCGTCGGAGGGAACGAACCCGCCCATGGAGATGAGCCCCTCGTCCTCGAGGTCGCGGAGGTTCGGGTAAATCTGACCGAAATTGATCGACCACATGTGGCCGAAGTTTTTCTCGATGTGCTCCTTGATACGGTAGCCGTGCATATCCGTGTAATGCAGCAGGCCGAGGATCGCGTATTTGATCGACATTTATTACCTCGATTCCATCACCATAATAGACTAAGTGTAAATCTTGGAGATATCGGCCTCTTCCTGCCGCACCCGGGGGGAAGCCCCGCCACATCCTCCAGATTAAACAACAATCTCACTATATATAATCTATATATATTATATATATAGTGTCAAGTGCTATTTTATTTTTTTTGTAGAAACGGAGTACTTTGCCAGAGGGATTATTTATAAAGAATCTGAGGCTGAACAGAAAGAGTTCGAAATACCGCCTCGAGTCGTGTGGACGAATGCCGCTGCTCCAGGCGGGCAAGCCCCCCTGGAATGCTGAAAGCCGTCTATTCACCTGCGTAAATCGTAGTCACATAGAGCAAAGAATCACCCTGATCCTATGGAAATTGGGAACGTATACAGGTTCCCTTCAGATAATCATTGAAGGCGAGGTTGCCTAACGACCCAAAGGCCGTTTTCGTACTGAACCGCGGTTTCCTTCCTTCTGCGGCGTTCCATGTAAAAGAATAGCACCACGGGTTTATGGGAATTGAGAAACTGAAGCGCTTCTGTTTCTGTAATAATATTAAAGGCCCACCAGACGGCCATTTCGGCCACGTATTCATTTATACTCCCGTCCCAGTAATAGGGTTGCCTGTCTTCATCGTGCGCACGCGCTCCCGACGATGTCGCCGGGACGACTATCTCAATATAATTTGAAGGAGCAAAATCGGCATATCCCTGGTATCGGGTAAAAAGCTCGTACCTCTGCCCGAGCGACTGCCATCCATCCATTCGATTGCCCGTGGTCGACAGGCCGAACGGAGACCTTAGAAGCCCGATCATGCGTGCCTCTTCCTCTTTCTCGAGGACGTACTCGTTTAATCGTTTATCAATCACAGGTCCGCCGCTCATATGCCGCATTGTACATTCCCAAACTTCGCCTTCAAGCATTATTCCAGACACTGATTTTTGACAAATTGCTTTCTCCTTTCCTGGTTAAAGCCATCAATTCGGTGCGGCGCTCGGATGTGCCGGTGGGATTGCAGATTTTTGAAGTGAACCAGGTTAATCCGGCATGGAACGGGTGTATTCACTATTAAGAAAAAGCCCGTCGACATCGACGGGCTTTTTCTTTTTCCTGTTGTAGGCGGTTTCGGGTGTAACCACCCGCGGCGGCGGTGTGTCCAGACGTATCCCGGTTCTGATAGTTTTCAGAAGGCTTTTCTTTTTATTCTTCTTCTTTTTCATAGCTTCCACCGGAACATCATTCTGTCGCTCAAAGATGCTTTCCTGTCAATGATTATTCCTACCGTATCTGTGAACTGCACAGCAAATTATCACTTCTGAAAAGAATCCCCGTCTTATACGTTCCCATGTACGGGTCCGCCTGCTATTGAGCGGGATTATTGCATAATGTTACGGCTTTACGGCAATCGCTTCAATCTCGATAAGGGCGTTTTTCGGTAGGTTTGCGACCTCGTAAGCCGCCCTTGCCGGATAGTCCCCGTTGAATTGCAGGGCGTACACCTCGTTGACAGCGGCGAAATCACCGATATTTTTCAACAAAACCGTAGTTTTCACCACATGTTCGAATCCCAGGCCTGCCTCCTGGAGTATTGCCTTCATGTTTTTAAATACCTGCTCCGCCTGTTCGGCGGCGGTGGCCCCGATCATCTCCATGCTCACCGGATCGAGTGGTATCTGGCCCGAAATAAACAGAAGGTTTCCCGCCAGAACGGCCTGTGAATACGGACCTATCGCCCCGGGTGCTTTATCGCTGGCGATTATCTTTTTCATTGGAACACCTCGCGTATCATTAATGAATTTGTTTCTTGATCGCGCCGTATGATCATTGCCTTTTCTTGCGCGAAAAGAAATTTTCGACATCAAGGGTGTTATCGAAATCGTCGTCGGTGAAATCGGCGTTTCAAAATATACCATTTATCGCTACCTGCGGTAAGCGAAAAACGCACGGTGAAACTTAGGGAAACGGCGTACCGTCCGCCATCTACAGTCTGTCCATGATCCACTGAAGTTTCCCTTTTTTCAGGGTAATTGCCGCCTCGGGGCATATTTCCATGCAGCAGTAACATCTGATACACATGTCATAATCGTAGCGGGGCACCCGCGCTGCACCCTCCGCTTTATCGATCGCTCCCGCCGGGCATATGCTATTACACTGATAGCAAAGGGTGCAACGCTCCGCGGATGGAACGGGCCGTTCCACACAGAGATTTTTGACCGCATTGAATTTGAGCACACCGTCCTGCAGCCTGGACGAAAAGCTCCTCCCGGGGGCCTTGAAATCCCGTACGGTCATGTCTTCCGGTGATTGTCCCGCAATCTCAATGTCTTCCAGATTGCCGGCGCCAAGGCCCCGGGTAACGGCGGAGCTGATGGTCACGATCTTTGACACATCCATGCCGGTGAGATGTGCGACGACTCGGTCAACAGCCACCGCATCGGTGCCCGCAATCACCATATCAAGCCTGCGCGGGGTACCGCCCGGCCCCGGACCTTCTCCTTCCATGCCGACAATCCCGTCGACAAGGTGAATAATCCGCCTGCCGTCACCGAATAGACCCTTTATCGCACCGTAAAAATCGAGTATGAACTCCGGGAACTCTTCCCTGGTCTTCGCCCGCATGTGCCATTGCGATTTCGCCTTCCCCGGTATCGTACCGAAGAGGTTCTTGACCGCACAGGTGAGGCAGGTTATGGCATGAGTTTTTATTTTCGGAAGATTCAACAGCACGTCAGCCTCCAGCAGGGTCTTCGCCACCTCGAAACGTTTGAACTTCCTTCCCGAGTTATTGGCTATTACGGCGACCGATCTATTGTCCCAGACCTCTATCCGCTCTTCCGCTATAATCCTGTCGTATCCTGTTTTAGCGGCGACTTTTTCGAGGCTTTGAAATGCGGGAGACTCCACCAGCACCGGCACCCCTCCGTGGTCTTTCACCATGCGCACCGCGGCGGCGAAGAATGCCGGGTGCGTGACAACGGCCTTTTCCGGAGCGCTCGCATTCAGCATGTTCGGCTTTAGCGCTACTCGCGCACCGCGGAAATCCTCAGCCTTGAAGCCCACATCGTCAAGGGCCCTGATAAATATTTCATTTAATACGCGCTCATCATATTCGGCACAACTGTAAATGGAAACCCTGGTCATCGGCATTATTTCCCCATTCGCGCGGCCTGCAAAACCCTGACCTCTCTGGCTACAAGGTACGGCCGGGTGTCGCCGCCCGGATTGTTGACAAAAAGGGCACGCACCATGACCATGTTTCCGTTTGAAACGCCGGGTACATCCTTTTCGCAGTATATGTCCGCTATTCCTGAAAAAGTATTCGCCCCATCATGCCCCGTCATCAGATTGAAAAGAAGCCTTCCATCCTTCCTGCTAACGTTGGCCGCCCTCCCGGTCCATTCCACGGCGAATCCCCGGTAGAGGTAAGGCCTGCCGGCGACATCTTCAAACGCGATGGCGTCATACGCCCTGTCCTCCACGGTAAGCGTGTATTTACTCAAAAACTCGGCCCGCTCCTTGACCGAAAACGCGGCATTGCTGTTCAGTATTTTATTAATCATAATAAGAGCCTCGTTGTGCCGATTTTTCTTGAGCAGCGCGCGGGCATTGTTGAAATCGGCCACGACCTCTTCGTTGGAGTAGTAGAATACGCGCGCGCGCTCCCTGCGTATCTTATCTATCAGGTCGTGCCGGCTGCCGTCTATCGTCACCATGTCTACAGGTGTCGAGCCGGTAAAATTTCCGACTGTTTTAAAATCGAATAAACCGATCAGCCCGTCTCTGTACAGAAACGCCGTCGAAAAGATTACGAGCAGAGCGATTGAAAACGCGGCGACGACCAGCATTCTCGTCGAAATACGATGTCGGCTCATTCCATTAAAAGCGCCCAGCGCCCTGCGGTTATTTTTCGTCGGGTGTTCGAGCGGAACAAAATCGAGAAGCCGGGCCTTGCGCTGGAATGTGGCAAAATCACCCGCCCGGCGGATGGACGCGATGGCCCGCGCGATATGGCGATCCCCGGGAAAACGCTGCAAGGCATCGATATATCGTGCGAGCGCGGAAACCGTGTTTTCCGCGCTTTTTAAAAAAAGGAAAAGCTCGAGGCGCACGAGCGGGGGATACTGCTGATCGATTGAGCGGAGCTTCCTTAAAACGGGCTCTATTCTGCCGATCGCCCCCGACTGGAGATACTCAACCGCGAGCAGGAATAAAGCATACGGGTCCGAGTGGGAAGCGGCGGTTATTCTTTCGAGAATGAGCACGGCGTCATCATGTCGCCCGGAACTGGCGAGACGGTACGCCTCTTTCAGCAGGGGGTTTTTCGTATTCACTCAATGCCAACGGGTATCAATAGTATATGGGCGAGCGCCCGGCGGCCTTTGTCGGCCACGGTTTATCGCCGCCTGCGGAACAGATCGTTCAGCTCGTCGAGGATGGAAACATTGTCGTCTCTGCTTTTACCGATGATGTACCCGATCAGTACGAACAGGACTATGAGGAGCGTTTTTATGATCCCAATGGTAAACAGCAACACTCCAAACAGAAAACCCGCGAATGCGCCCGCGGCCTTCCCCGGATTCCGCCCGATCCATTCGCCGGCCGCTCCCAGAAAGCTCATTATTGTTTTACCCTCTCTACATATTCGCCGGTGCGGGTGTCCACCTTGATGGTATCGGATTCGTTTACGAACAGCGGGACCTGGATCATGGCTCCAGTCTCGACCTTCACCGGCTTGGTGACATTGGTCGCCGTGTCGCCCTTGACGCCCGGCTCCGCATAAACGACCTTCAGGCTGACGAACGTGG
The nucleotide sequence above comes from Spirochaetota bacterium. Encoded proteins:
- a CDS encoding formate C-acetyltransferase/glycerol dehydratase family glycyl radical enzyme, whose product is MNTQHAIRAAVGASRVERLRQRIIDANQEVCVERARYLTESMKLHWDKHPLTRMSLALEHILNNISVIIRDDEIVVGCRTSKLKGAPLFPENKSRWIEGDLENFDVRMLQRALITAEEKRELADKILPFWQGKTVENRLEELLPEDVSADMDKYIFTMMLEITYGIGHFTMNHSRVLAKGLSGVIADAKAAMERLSPAEREGEKGLLYDAMIRSCGAAISFARRYAAAALAQSKKERDTARAAELREIARVCERVPEHPAGSFHEAVQSVYFIHLISQIESGGNSISLGRIDQVLYPYYRADAAAGRITPDGARELMALLFIKTNEIWNVLEEAFIPGGEGTEGKTTQNVTVGGMGPDGADATNELSYMGLDAYADVRTVQPNFGVRLSKNPPADFLNRAVEYARDGVLVHFFNDEAVVRSLVDAGHSVEDARDYGVVGCLEANAQGKSFGSTFAVQFNGIKCVELALSNGIDNVFGYRTGIETGEPSGFTSFDDVWKAYDAQMRHFIGQMTRGMEILDRTIAEKVPSPFASAMIDGCLEKGLDLTRGGAVYNSTGVQMMGFANVADSLYSVKTTVFDEKRFSITDLAAWLSDDWQDVDEKRAHFLHRVPKFGNDNDDVDAMAARVMDHYCDVVFGYPNFRGGRFWPGIFSVGFHISFGAFTGATSDGRYAGDVLGNGITPTTGNAVSGPTALMNSITKLPLTKAYNGVNLNMRFQGKKISNENLASLIRAYFGKGGVQVQFNMLDSETLREAQQEPEKHRDLVVRVSGYSAEFTGLSEIAQDEIISRTEFEL
- a CDS encoding SDR family NAD(P)-dependent oxidoreductase, which codes for MKQVVVITGLGDGMGREVAKMLAASGDSIAGFDVDKKGIASLEKELAAIGGDHYLETLDITDRKGILRFRNRVLERFNRVDTVLSNVGIGFFSPFEEADLEKALKCLEINVIGASAIFQAFLPSMRERRRGKLIAMSSLVGRIPFPFESIYSASKFAITGLMCSLRYEVEPFGIRVALIEPAQVSTTFAAKIHVLPPEGSPYRERAGRFIARDDELIKTAPTPDAAAKRIFKVVKSEKPAIFNQVDFMSTFFLWLNNYLPRAWRDAILVNHMDIKV
- a CDS encoding NAD-dependent epimerase/dehydratase family protein, with amino-acid sequence MEFNGITLVTGAAGFMGSHLVEYLAKKGVRVRATARPRKDTSFFDRLGVEYVPADLTKPETLPALFEGGVDRIFHLGAICNFSTPYEKLHPTNVLGVDRITGLALEHGVKRYVHVGSTSVYGYYKGTPFREDGPRDPADSYGRSKRDGEDVIWRRIKEGLPAIITRPCTVYGPRCNDGAGKAFSRPTDISAIPGSGRQLLSNIRAEDVAGAVDHLSYLDSAVGQAYNIAEDYCPSLEEALVLAAKTFGTKPPKLHLPLWLVKIAAKIDGAKAARKGSIPDLEYDAVNYLYDDYVVDNTKLKAAGYKMAYSDFRDSMKQMGEWYRARK
- a CDS encoding PadR family transcriptional regulator, which encodes MSIKYAILGLLHYTDMHGYRIKEHIEKNFGHMWSINFGQIYPNLRDLEDEGLISMGGFVPSDDGGPNKKSYSITEKGRAEFARWLMDSPERAMLLRDPFLLKFAFFGFGDPERSLSIIDEQIKLYEEQLERRVKNQARWRRQGVYVRMLAELGVNFNEMFLAWLRRAREEIKKESGDALLQKV
- a CDS encoding RidA family protein; translation: MKKIIASDKAPGAIGPYSQAVLAGNLLFISGQIPLDPVSMEMIGATAAEQAEQVFKNMKAILQEAGLGFEHVVKTTVLLKNIGDFAAVNEVYALQFNGDYPARAAYEVANLPKNALIEIEAIAVKP
- a CDS encoding DUF362 domain-containing protein translates to MPMTRVSIYSCAEYDERVLNEIFIRALDDVGFKAEDFRGARVALKPNMLNASAPEKAVVTHPAFFAAAVRMVKDHGGVPVLVESPAFQSLEKVAAKTGYDRIIAEERIEVWDNRSVAVIANNSGRKFKRFEVAKTLLEADVLLNLPKIKTHAITCLTCAVKNLFGTIPGKAKSQWHMRAKTREEFPEFILDFYGAIKGLFGDGRRIIHLVDGIVGMEGEGPGPGGTPRRLDMVIAGTDAVAVDRVVAHLTGMDVSKIVTISSAVTRGLGAGNLEDIEIAGQSPEDMTVRDFKAPGRSFSSRLQDGVLKFNAVKNLCVERPVPSAERCTLCYQCNSICPAGAIDKAEGAARVPRYDYDMCIRCYCCMEICPEAAITLKKGKLQWIMDRL
- a CDS encoding DUF2273 domain-containing protein, whose protein sequence is MSFLGAAGEWIGRNPGKAAGAFAGFLFGVLLFTIGIIKTLLIVLFVLIGYIIGKSRDDNVSILDELNDLFRRRR